A stretch of Polypterus senegalus isolate Bchr_013 chromosome 3, ASM1683550v1, whole genome shotgun sequence DNA encodes these proteins:
- the LOC120526857 gene encoding G2/M phase-specific E3 ubiquitin-protein ligase-like produces MLLVFKGSSKQCCRSYGNISSEVDITIYRFKEGLATLNVLEAMKQNPSGFMKYFCFSEKKITAEIIENLFKAEFSQPGSNRRQEELRIAAYWADYLLDIEGKTSFAEPSLEDILMFSTGVSSIPPIGFHPKPTVNFLHNESPYPIAQTCTNSLSIPIHKTYDKFKYHMNFGILNSPGFGQH; encoded by the exons ATGCTGCTTGTATTCAAAG GTTCTAGCAAACAGTGCTGCAGATCTTATGGAAACATATCCTCAGAAGTTGACATCACAATATACAG GTTCAAAGAAGGACTAGCCACACTAAATGTTCttgaagcaatgaaacaaaatCCATCAGGATTCATGAAATACTTCTgtttttctgagaaaaaaataacagctgAAATTATAGAGAATCTTTTTAAAGCTGAGTTTAGCCAGCCTGGTAGCAACAGAAGACAAGAGGAACTGAGGATAGCTGCATACTGGGCAGACTACTTGTTAGATATTGAAG GTAAAACATCATTTGCTGAACCATCTTTGGAAGATATCCTCATGTTCTCAACTGGTGTTTCCTCAATCCCACCAATCGGCTTCCATCCAAAGCCAACAGTTAATTTCTTGCATAATGAGTCACCATATCCCATTGCTCAAACATGCACCAATTCTTTAAGCATCCCcatacataaaacatatgatAAATTCAAATATCATATGAATTTTGGTATTTTAAACTCACCTGGATTTGGACAACACTAA